The Triticum aestivum cultivar Chinese Spring chromosome 3A, IWGSC CS RefSeq v2.1, whole genome shotgun sequence genome includes a region encoding these proteins:
- the LOC123061219 gene encoding uncharacterized protein isoform X1, which translates to MFVVLHPSSRSRSFAASPASSSSISARAPDDRQVVDALDLKAGCAAPSAYVFPRQRPRPASSCSFPSPPQLRSGRKRRTGNMEKDAVLVCMVLGFLGSVAVTLGFVANNYSSKSVQYNGTNCVYRSPPATDLGILGVFLVFINQVILAAYASGWCLCMCCCCPCWTKRRRLVPTPSKWNPHKELCEPSWMGLMLDL; encoded by the exons ATGTTTGTTGTACTCCACCCTAGCAGTCGATCCCGGTCGTTTGCTGCTTCACCAGCCTCCTCCTCTAGCATCTCCGCAAGGGCACCCGACGACAGGCAGGTCGTCGACGCGCTGGACCTCAAGGCCGGTTGTGCTGCTCCTTCTGCCTACGTCTTTCCTCGACAACGTCCCCGACCTGCATCCAGCTGCTCCTTCCCCAGCCCTCCTCAACTTCGCTCCGG AAGAAAAAGGAGAACGGGCAACATGGAGAAAGATGCGGTGCTGGTGTGCATGGTCCTGGGCTTTCTGGGCTCCGTCGCGGTCACCCTCGGCTTCGTCGCCAACAACTACAGCTCCAAG TCTGTGCAGTACAACGGGACGAACTGCGTGTACCGGAGCCCGCCGGCGACGGATCTCGGCATCCTGGGGGTGTTCCTGGTGTTCATCAACCAGGTCATCCTCGCCGCCTATGCCAGCGGCTGGTGCCTCTGCATGTGTTGCTGCTGCCCCTGCTGGACCAAGCGCCGCCGGCTGGTGCCAACACCGTCCAAGTGGAACCCA CATAAAGAGCTATGTGAGCCCTCCTGGATGGGGCTTATGTTGGACCTCTGA
- the LOC123061219 gene encoding uncharacterized protein isoform X2, giving the protein MFVVLHPSSRSRSFAASPASSSSISARAPDDRQVVDALDLKAGCAAPSAYVFPRQRPRPASSCSFPSPPQLRSGRKRRTGNMEKDAVLVCMVLGFLGSVAVTLGFVANNYSSKYNGTNCVYRSPPATDLGILGVFLVFINQVILAAYASGWCLCMCCCCPCWTKRRRLVPTPSKWNPHKELCEPSWMGLMLDL; this is encoded by the exons ATGTTTGTTGTACTCCACCCTAGCAGTCGATCCCGGTCGTTTGCTGCTTCACCAGCCTCCTCCTCTAGCATCTCCGCAAGGGCACCCGACGACAGGCAGGTCGTCGACGCGCTGGACCTCAAGGCCGGTTGTGCTGCTCCTTCTGCCTACGTCTTTCCTCGACAACGTCCCCGACCTGCATCCAGCTGCTCCTTCCCCAGCCCTCCTCAACTTCGCTCCGG AAGAAAAAGGAGAACGGGCAACATGGAGAAAGATGCGGTGCTGGTGTGCATGGTCCTGGGCTTTCTGGGCTCCGTCGCGGTCACCCTCGGCTTCGTCGCCAACAACTACAGCTCCAAG TACAACGGGACGAACTGCGTGTACCGGAGCCCGCCGGCGACGGATCTCGGCATCCTGGGGGTGTTCCTGGTGTTCATCAACCAGGTCATCCTCGCCGCCTATGCCAGCGGCTGGTGCCTCTGCATGTGTTGCTGCTGCCCCTGCTGGACCAAGCGCCGCCGGCTGGTGCCAACACCGTCCAAGTGGAACCCA CATAAAGAGCTATGTGAGCCCTCCTGGATGGGGCTTATGTTGGACCTCTGA